The stretch of DNA TGCCGGAATTGCCAGAAGTACAAACCGTTTTGGACGGACTGATATCTGTATTGAAGGATCGTACAATCACAGGCTTGGAATGCTACTATCCGGGTACAGTAATTCTGGATCCGGATCTGGGAGCCGATCCTTTCCCTGCAATTCTAAGTTCCGCGATCCGTAGAGGTAAGTATATGTTGCTAAATCTGGATAACGGTACTACGGCGATTGTGCATCTGCGGATGACAGGAAAACTGGTGTACGATACTAACGCCCATCAGCCACACAAGCACGAACGGGCGCGCATACTGCTTCAGGGCGGGGATGTTATACGCTTCATCGATCCGCGGACCTTTGGCAAGATAAGCCTGATCAAAAGCACAAATTTAAGATACTTTATGCCCGAACTGGGAGTAGAACCACTATCTGACGATTTTAGTGCAGATTATCTGCAAATGATGCTGGCAGAGCGCAATGCACCCATCAAAAACCTGCTCCTGGATCAGCGACTAGTCGCGGGTCTGGGAAACATCTATGTATGCGAGCTATTGTATATGGCCAGGGTGAGACCCCAACGCTCCGGGAAGTCCATCACAAAGAAGGAGCTGAAGCTGGTGGTCAAACACGGGAAGGCGGTCTTGGAAGAGGCACTGAAAGTGGGAGGAACCAGCATTTCGGATTATCGGCGGATTGATGATAAGACGGGGGAATTTCAGAACTATCTGCAAGTGTATCAAAAGAAGGAATGCCCCAAAGGACACAGGCTGGAAAACATACGACTGGGAGGGCGCTCCAGCTTCTACTGCCCCGTGTGCCAGAAATAGTTATTCCATAAAACCGGCAGGTAGTATCTTCTGCTTCTATGTGGATTTTGGCTTTTTCCTGGCGGGCTTTTTGATCTCGGGTTCGGATATACGGAACAGCTCGCAAAGGGAGATGGAGTCATCCCACATATC from Candidatus Cloacimonadota bacterium encodes:
- the mutM gene encoding bifunctional DNA-formamidopyrimidine glycosylase/DNA-(apurinic or apyrimidinic site) lyase yields the protein MMPELPEVQTVLDGLISVLKDRTITGLECYYPGTVILDPDLGADPFPAILSSAIRRGKYMLLNLDNGTTAIVHLRMTGKLVYDTNAHQPHKHERARILLQGGDVIRFIDPRTFGKISLIKSTNLRYFMPELGVEPLSDDFSADYLQMMLAERNAPIKNLLLDQRLVAGLGNIYVCELLYMARVRPQRSGKSITKKELKLVVKHGKAVLEEALKVGGTSISDYRRIDDKTGEFQNYLQVYQKKECPKGHRLENIRLGGRSSFYCPVCQK